In one window of Streptomyces sp. FXJ1.172 DNA:
- a CDS encoding LysR substrate-binding domain-containing protein: MYDPTQLRTFLAVAQTLSFTQAARRLGLRQSTVSQHVRRLEEATGRQLFSRDTHSVELSEDGEAMLGFARRILQVHEQATAFFTGTRVRGRLRFGASEDFVLTRLPEILESFRYDHPEVDLELTVELSGTLHEQLAAGKLDLVLAKRRPEDPRGELVWRDDLVWIGAERLRLDADRPVPLIVYPPPGITRARALQVLESEGRPWRIVCTSASLNGLIAAARAGLGVMAHSRRLIPPGLFRLPDRSGLPDLGRIDFVLVHGRRRGTADGAADALAAAILAGGERLRRRGD; encoded by the coding sequence GTGTACGACCCCACGCAGCTGCGCACGTTCCTGGCCGTGGCCCAGACCTTGAGCTTCACACAGGCCGCCCGACGGCTGGGGCTGCGCCAGTCCACGGTCAGCCAGCATGTGCGCCGGCTGGAGGAGGCGACCGGACGGCAGCTGTTCAGCCGGGACACCCATTCGGTGGAGCTGAGCGAGGACGGCGAGGCGATGCTGGGCTTCGCCCGGCGGATCTTGCAGGTGCACGAGCAGGCGACGGCGTTCTTCACCGGCACCCGGGTGCGCGGCCGGCTGCGCTTCGGCGCCTCGGAGGACTTCGTCCTCACCCGGCTCCCGGAGATCCTGGAGAGCTTCCGCTACGACCACCCCGAGGTCGACCTGGAGCTGACCGTGGAGCTGTCGGGCACCCTGCACGAGCAGCTGGCCGCCGGGAAACTGGACCTGGTGCTGGCCAAGCGCCGCCCCGAGGACCCCCGCGGTGAGCTGGTCTGGCGCGACGACCTGGTGTGGATCGGCGCCGAGCGGCTGCGGCTGGACGCCGACCGGCCCGTCCCGCTGATCGTGTATCCCCCGCCCGGCATCACCCGGGCCCGCGCGCTTCAGGTGCTGGAGAGCGAGGGCCGGCCGTGGCGGATCGTGTGCACCAGCGCCAGCCTCAACGGCCTCATCGCGGCGGCCCGCGCCGGGCTCGGCGTGATGGCCCACTCCCGGCGCCTGATCCCGCCCGGCCTGTTCCGCCTGCCGGACCGTTCCGGCCTGCCCGACCTCGGCAGAATCGACTTCGTCCTGGTGCACGGCCGCCGCCGGGGCACGGCGGACGGTGCCGCGGACGCGCTGGCGGCGGCGATCCTGGCCGGCGGCGAACGCCTGCGCCGGCGAGGCGACTGA
- a CDS encoding Lrp/AsnC family transcriptional regulator translates to MELESDAIDVLDLRLLSALDVDGRASFSRIGAVLGVSDQTVARRYRRLTAIGGVRVLALRDAFRLGQDQWMVRVRCAPDNALAIGEALAKRPDTSWIGLASGGTEVIFLTRPRRPGDHDDLLLGKLPRTPSVVEIRAHQVLHRFYGGVDGWIRKFGALGDDEIAALRPGSGSGTGTGTGSGTGTGTGTGTGTGTGTGTGTGTGCGPRPGPARLEPGDEPLLAVLERDGRATYPELQRATGRSESSVKRRLAALRASGAIYLDVEHQPEILGHPVAALLWITAAPAALSAVGEALAAHDPIAHVSATAGPSNLVATALARSTADLYAYLSGPLGRLEGVQHVETTPFLRRVKHLTYPVAR, encoded by the coding sequence CTGGAGCTGGAATCCGACGCAATCGACGTACTCGACCTGCGCCTGCTGTCGGCGCTGGACGTGGACGGCCGGGCCTCCTTCAGCCGGATCGGCGCGGTGCTCGGCGTCTCCGACCAGACCGTCGCCCGCCGCTACCGCCGGCTCACCGCGATCGGCGGCGTGCGGGTCCTCGCCCTCAGGGACGCCTTCCGGCTGGGCCAGGACCAGTGGATGGTGCGGGTGCGCTGCGCCCCCGACAACGCCCTGGCCATCGGCGAGGCCCTCGCCAAGCGCCCCGACACCTCCTGGATCGGCCTCGCCTCGGGCGGCACCGAGGTGATCTTCCTGACCCGGCCGCGCCGCCCCGGCGACCACGACGACCTGCTGCTCGGCAAACTGCCGCGCACCCCGAGCGTGGTCGAGATCCGCGCCCACCAGGTCCTGCACCGCTTCTACGGCGGTGTCGACGGCTGGATCCGCAAGTTCGGCGCGCTGGGCGACGACGAGATCGCCGCACTCCGCCCCGGTTCCGGCTCCGGCACCGGCACCGGCACCGGCTCCGGCACCGGCACCGGCACCGGCACCGGCACCGGCACCGGCACCGGCACCGGCACCGGCACCGGCACCGGTTGCGGCCCGCGGCCCGGTCCGGCTCGCCTCGAACCCGGCGACGAGCCCCTGCTGGCCGTACTGGAACGCGACGGCCGGGCCACCTACCCCGAACTCCAGCGCGCGACCGGCCGCTCGGAGTCCTCCGTCAAACGCAGGCTGGCGGCGCTGCGGGCCTCCGGTGCGATTTATCTCGACGTCGAACACCAGCCGGAGATCCTCGGCCACCCCGTGGCCGCCCTGCTGTGGATCACCGCGGCCCCGGCCGCCCTGTCGGCCGTCGGCGAGGCCCTTGCCGCGCACGACCCGATCGCCCACGTCTCGGCGACGGCCGGCCCCTCCAACCTCGTCGCAACGGCCCTCGCCCGCAGCACCGCCGACCTGTACGCCTACCTCAGCGGCCCGCTCGGCCGCCTCGAGGGGGTCCAGCACGTGGAGACGACACCGTTCCTGCGCCGGGTCAAGCACCTGACGTATCCGGTGGCGCGCTGA